From Rutidosis leptorrhynchoides isolate AG116_Rl617_1_P2 chromosome 3, CSIRO_AGI_Rlap_v1, whole genome shotgun sequence, a single genomic window includes:
- the LOC139899986 gene encoding calcium-dependent protein kinase 26-like has protein sequence MGNKNSGPKAGFFESILGGHRKTRPRQSTRRHRKSRSKSDVPPEAGGVGFQTILQTKTGNMKEHYQLGILLGQGQFGTTFLCVEKSTGKEYACKTIAKRKLVEQEDVDDVRREIQIMHHMAGHPNIISIVDAYEDAVSVYLIMELCAGGELFDRIIERGHYTEKKAADLSRVIVSVMEACHSLGVMHRDLKPENFLFVNWDEEAPLKSIDFGLSVFFKPGEMFHDTCGTAYYMAPEVLRKQYDKGCDVWSAGVIIYILLCGIPPFWDETEDGIYTKILEGELDLESEPWPSVSDSAKDLIRGMLERDVTMRITAHEALNHPWIHDGVAPDKPLDSAVLSRLKQFSAMNKIKKMAIKVIAESLSEEEIAGLKEMFKMMDTDDSGQITLEELKDGLEKVGSNIKYAEMIQLMDAADLDNNGTIDYGEFIAAMLHLNKVQKEEHLFAAFSYFDKDGSGFITAEELHQACEQYGLGDIPLDEVMDEVDKDNDGRIDYSEFVDMMEESDFGKNIHHKGYNIAGYDYMISEAMYDVQQSGESSVFMGMNDDWYMGSWEARVEPRGV, from the exons ATGGGAAACAAAAACAGTGGTCCAAAAGCTGGTTTCTTTGAATCAATTTTAGGCGGCCATCGGAAAACGCGGCCGCGGCAAAGCACAAGACGACACCGGAAAAGCCGCAGCAAGTCCGACGTACCACCAGAAGCCGGTGGTGTAGGATTTCAAACAATATTACAAACAAAAACAGGAAACATGAAGGAACATTATCAATTAGGAATACTATTAGGTCAAGGTCAATTCGGAACAACGTTTTTATGTGTCGAAAAGAGTACCGGAAAAGAGTACGCCTGTAAAACGATCGCGAAACGTAAACTAGTAGAACAGGAAGATGTGGATGATGTTAGGAGGGAGATTCAAATAATGCATCATATGGCTGGACATCCAAATATAATATCTATTGTTGATGCTTATGAAGATGCTGTTTCGGTTTATCTGATTATGGAGTTATGTGCTGGTGGCGAGTTATTCGATCGAATTATAGAACGGGGACATTATACTGAGAAAAAGGCTGCAGATCTTTCGCGAGTTATTGTTAGTGTTATGGAAGCTTGTCATAGTTTAGGAGTTATGCATAGAGACTTGAAACCTGAGAATTTTTTGTTTGTGAATTGGGACGAAGAGGCCCCACTTAAATCGATTGATTTTGGGCTTTCGGTGTTTTTTAAACCAG GTGAAATGTTTCATGATACGTGCGGGACTGCTTACTATATGGCGCCAGAAGTGTTgcgaaaacagtatgataaaggaTGCGATGTTTGGAGCGCAGGGGTTATTATATATATCTTACTTTGCGGGATTCCGCCTTTTTGGGATG AAACGGAAGATGGAATATATACGAAAATATTAGAAGGTGAACTTGATCTGGAGTCAGAACCTTGGCCAAGTGTATCAGATAGTGCAAAAGATCTTATAAGAGGGATGCTTGAACGCGATGTCACAATGAGGATAACAGCCCATGAAGCTCTTA ACCACCCTTGGATTCATGACGGTGTAGCACCAGATAAGCCTCTTGATTCTGCTGTCCTATCTCGCTTAAAGCAATTCTCTGCAATGAACAAAATCAAGAAGATGGCCATAAAA GTAATTGCTGAGAGTCTTTCTGAAGAGGAAATTGCGGGACTCAAAGAAATGTTCAAGATGATGGACACCGACGACAGTGGTCAAATCACATTAGAGGAATTAAAAGATGGCCTTGAAAAAGTAGGCTCCAACATAAAATATGCAGAAATGATACAGCTAATGGACGcg GCGGATCTAGACAATAATGGTACCATAGACTATGGAGAGTTTATAGCAGCAATGCTCCATTTAAATAAAGTTCAGAAGGAGGAACACTTATTTGCTGCTTTTTCGTACTTCGATAAAGACGGTAGTGGATTCATCACAGCTGAGGAACTTCATCAGGCGTGTGAGCAATATGGTTTGGGTGATATACCTCTTGATGAAGTTATGGATGAAGTCGATAAGGACAAT GATGGGAGGATTGATTACAGTGAATTTGTGGATATGATGGAAGAGAGTGATTTTGGGAAGAACATCCACCACAAAGG GTATAATATTGCTGGGTATGATTATATGATTTCGGAAGCCATGTATGATGTCCAACAATCGGGTGAATCATCGGTTTTCATGGGTATGAATGATGATTGGTATATGGGTTCTTGGGAAGCTAGGGTTGAACCAAGAGGTGTTTGA
- the LOC139899633 gene encoding phenylacetaldehyde reductase-like: MSTVCVTGASGYIASWLVKLLLERGYIVKASVRDPSNPKKVDHLLKLDGAKERLHLFKANLLEDGSFDAAVEGCVGVFHTASPFYHRVTDPQAELIDPAVKGTLNVLGSCSKASSVKRVVVTSSVAAVAYNGRPRTPEVVVDETWFSDPDLCEKTKMWYVLSKTLAEEAAWKFAKEKGLDMVTINPAMVIGPLLQPTLNTSAEAIADLLNGSQTYPNASFGWVNVKDVANAHIQAFEIPSASGRYCLVERVAHYSEIVEILRKHYPSFSIPAKCGDDKPFAPIYQVSKEKVKSLGIDYIPLEQSIIETVDSLKEKNFIGASSNI; the protein is encoded by the exons ATGAGCACCGTGTGCGTGACCGGAGCATCTGGCTACATAGCTTCATGGCTTGTCAAGCTCTTGCTTGAACGCGGTTACATCGTCAAAGCATCTGTTCGCGATCCTA GTAACCCTAAAAAGGTAGACCATTTGCTTAAACTTGATGGAGCAAAGGAAAGGCTTCATTTATTCAAAGCGAACCTGCTTGAAGATGGCTCCTTTGATgctgcagttgaaggttgtgttgGTGTTTTTCATACAGCTTCTCCTTTTTACCATAGAGTCACTGATCCACAG GCGGAGCTGATTGATCCTGCAGTGAAAGGAACACTGAATGTGCTTGGTTCATGTTCAAAGGCCTCATCAGTTAAAAGAGTGGTCGTGACGTCCTCTGTGGCGGCAGTTGCTTACAACGGCAGGCCTAGGACTCCTGAAGTTGTAGTTGATGAAACTTGGTTTTCTGATCCCGACCTTTGCGAAAAAACAAAG ATGTGGTATGTGCTGTCGAAAACATTGGCTGAGGAAGCTGCATGGAAATTTGCAAAAGAAAAGGGGTTGGACATGGTAACCATAAACCCAGCAATGGTTATTGGTCCTCTGTTACAGCCAACACTCAACACTAGTGCTGAAGCAATTGCAGACCTATTGAACG GGTCACAAACATATCCAAATGCTAGTTTTGGGTGGGTTAATGTTAAGGATGTTGCAAATGCGCACATCCAAGCTTTTGAAATCCCTTCGGCAAGCGGAAGATATTGTTTGGTGGAAAGAGTTGCTCACTATTCGGAAATAGTTGAGATTTTACGCAAACATTATCCTTCATTTTCAATTCCAGCAAA GTGTGGAGATGACAAGCCATTTGCGCCGATATACCAAGTGTCAAAGGAAAAGGTCAAGAGTTTGGGCATAGACTACATTCCCCTCGAACAAAGCATCATTGAAACTGTCGACAGCTTGAAGGAGAAGAACTTTATTGGGGCATCATCAAATATTTGA